tatttctttcttcttattttcagcttaaataaaattcaaataagatccagttggaacttttgaccaaaagtgcatattaattgagaggaatgaagagaaggaatgAAGTAGTGTACTTGgtagctgaaaaaaaaaaaaaaaaaagatacaaagATGATTgtggtgactttcttatcttgattgtTCATAAACTCATGCgttgaagaaaatgatttgcggtggacaaatacatacaatgtaaaagtcaagaacaggtttggcaaaagaagaagtgaaggacAGAGGGAATTAGAGCTGGACGTATACGGAAAGAATCACGTCTTCACGTTTGGCATCTTCTTGAGGCGGTTATTTAATTGGTTTTGAAGTGTGAACGAAAGGAGTTGAGGGGAGTTTGATTGGCAGTGATTTATTAGGCGGTGAGGGAAAGTAAAGTgtgtcggttggtgcagctaaagtggactGATTGGATGATTTATTCAGAATTTTCACGTTGGAGCTGGAGGTgctattgaattgtttattgctGACTCTCTGGTACGTGGATGGAACAGGAGACATAGACGTCTTGGAGGTCTGGGACCTTTCGGCTATTTATTACTCGATTGAAAGAGGGACGAAGAGGATTATGGGGCTTCCCTCCTCCTGGCTGGAGTGAGACTTGGCTGGGGGACGGAAGAGGTGGAAGGGAAAGGTACGTGGGGGAGTAGGTAGGAGGTTTTGCTAAGAGTGAGGGGTACgtggggagttgagagaattggagaggTAAGAAGTCTGTAGGCGAGAGAGATTGAGGTAAGTCGGTGATTCATTGAAGAAGTCGGTGCTGTGTTAATTGAAGGAGAAGGAGTTGTGTCGTGCTGAAGTTCTCATAAAGGAGTGAGTCGGTGTATGATTTTTCTAGGGTTGAAGGGAATCAGCTGGAGTAATTTAATTGGCTGGGGTTTATTTTGGTTGAGAGTAGAGGGACATAGAAAGGGAAGTAGAGTATTGAGTGGAGGGAGTAATGATTGATTAAAAGAGAGACTCGGTTGGAGGTTGTACGTGGAAGGGAATTgtgtgaaaggaaaagaaaggaagtcTGTAGGCACGGGAAAGTTTTGATTAGGTGAGTGAAAGGAAAGCAGAGTCGGTGGGAGCTAGGAATTTCGTTTCCAAGGGAAAGACGTGTAGATGTTGGAGTTAAAGGGGTGTCGGCTGGAAGGAATTGATTTTGCTGAGTAAATTTTTAGTGAGAGAGCTGGACGAAAAAGAGTATTTTCATTTGAGGAAGCTGGACGTGAGCGACTTGCTGGATAGAACATGCAACGGAAGGTCCTGGGTTGAAAAAAAACCAGAGGGCTACAAAAGTTTGAGGGAGTCTTTCgggcttcattttctttctatttttacttgcctatagttattttttagtattaaagtttgtattttattttagttatttaatggaagacatttatgtgatttctataataCTTATAATGactatgtttggctaaattttcatactaaggttaaaggtgaagtttaatgatttaaatattgtttttggatcaaattaaaatttattttgtgagcttgatcgattgaggtttttattattaaatattttgattatctatatatttatcttgattcattgtgatttccgaatacaataaatgcttgaggaatccctgtgatattcaaatagatttgtgaatgttttaattatcaatcgtttacgctcaatcataagcgattatttttcttgatcttaaatgctaaatcttccaattaaacagaatcattattctaatttaattgaagtaaatcgatcgaaaacaatatcataaatgattagacggatcctcgaaactttagtttttctctatatcaattcattttatcattttagtttgattcaattattttacaaatcttcaTCTTTACATTCatttgcacgtttcttttagtaatttcgtttcattgtttgaatttattttctttatcacaaaagtcaatccctgtagattcgatcctgtaagatactacaacacctgtatacttgcaggtaaaactgcactaaatttttggttcattaatttgagtcaaagtttagacgCAACAACATCCTCCCCCTAAATGCAAGCTGAGCGACTCACTTGCACTTGGCGAACAAAGGAGGAAACAGCTTAACAGAGTGTTTTCCTCCTCGCCCCTCACTTAAGCGGCCGAGACATCCTCTAGCCAAATGCAATCCAAGTGGCTCCACTATCACTTGGCGTATAAAGGAAGAAACAGCTCAACAGAGTGTTTCCTTCCTTGGCCCTCACTTACGCAGTCGAGACATTCTCCTGCTATACACAAGTCGAGTGACTCTACTTGCACTTGGTGAATAAAGGAGGAGATAGCTTAGCAGAGTGGTTCCCTCTTCGGTTTCCCTTCTTGCCCCTCACTTACGCAGTTGAGGCATCCGTCCGCCAAACTCAAGTTAAGTGACTCCACTTGCATTGTATGAACAAAGGAGGAAACAACTTAGCAGCGTGTTTCCTTCCTCACCCCTCACTTATGCAGTTGAGGTATCGTCCCGCCTAATGCAAGCCAAGTGACTCCACTCGCACTTGGCGAGTCACTTGGCAAGTAAAGAAGAAAACTACTCAGTAGAGTGTTTCCCTCCTCGCCCCTCACTTACGTGGTCGAGGCATCCTCATGTCAAATGCAAGCTGAGTGACTCCACTCACATTTGGTAAACAAAGGAAGAAACAGTTCAGTCAAGTGTTTCCTTCCTCGTCCTTCACTCACACAGTTGAATGACAACACAAGTTGAAATCCAATCATAATACCAATCCACTAACTAGGCaagtcaaaaaagaagaaaaaccgaTAGAATACATATACAAAGAAAATTAGAAGCTCTTGCATTTATCAAgataattaaataaacaaatcgGGAAATATATAAATGTCTTACACATCATATAAACCACaataaaggtaaaaaaaaaaaaatcttggctAAAGAAAAGGGAAGACAGTCAAGTATCATGGCAAGTAGGAGAAGTGAAGGTGTCAGGCATCTTATCCCAGCCTAGGCAATCAAAAACTTGGTAAGAGTACTAGCATTGGactcatcaaattttgaagaattcatcttcaaaatttgatgaaaagtatacatttttcataaatccaaaAACTTCATATCTATAATTCCACATTGGGTTAatcattagattcatcaaaataacaatataatatcatttttttaataataatatttttaatttttttcttcatattttgtaattatactaaccatatggacattaataatttaatttagtacttaaataattgattcccaactaatttagaataaaataaaataaaaccattgcatattaaaattagaataaaatattagtttgaatgtgGAATAGTAGACCTTTAAATTTGAAGGAAGAGCAACAATTACTGTAGTTCAAAGCTTCCCAAATACctctttgatgaatctaatataagttcattttaagtaaatttatcaaaatttaaagatgcattgacttttgatgaagccaatgctaaTGTTCTAAGCAGCATAGCTGACCTTGAGTGATTTTAAATTCAGCTTTCGTAAATATAACTAAGGATAAGCAAGGATATGCTCCTTCAACTATTTGGCCCAAGCTTGTAGCCCATACCCTAAGCTCTATTTTGAATGGAATGAGCAATGGCTAGTTAGGGAGAAAGGCAAACAATCTCCTCATGAGAAACCTCCAAGTCAGTGGTCAACTCAGTCACCCTCAACTTTGTCGTCACCAGCTTCTTTTCATAGTTCTTAAAAACCTAGGATAGCTATAGATAATGTTGATAATGGCCAATCCCATTTAACCTCCTCCATTCTTAACTATATGGATAGTTGTAGCTTGTTTTCTTTCGCTTGGGCCAAGCAATTCACATAGTCGAAGCTATGCCGCCCAACTTTCTCTAGCTTTTTGCTCATCCTTCCAAGGTGATTACACTAAGTATCGCACTCTTCCTCCAGAAACTTCACCTCCAGGTTACATTGAGCACTTTTTAGTGTAatttttggtgagaaaatttcttagtgaattttcatatttgtgatcTCTCTTTGAGTATGATCGTGTTTCAAGTGTGAATGGTCATTGATTGGATTTTCACTATTGGAGTTCTAGAAGGGAAGTTAATAGTTTGAAAATTGCCAGAAGTTTTGACTACTACTGCGATAGAAGACAAATGGGTAATTTGTTTGGATAAGTACGAGAGTCAAGTTACAAAAGTTTTGTGATTgagaattacttgtaattgattttcaaataataaaattgacttttctGGACTTGGCAGCCCTATAGGGTTTTACCACTAaaaagttctttaaagggtttcttTTTGTAACTAATCGTTGTAttatgcaagtttgattattttctttaagtattCGATTCGTTTAACAATCATAATATTGAGATTTAACCAATTTGTTTAAGAAAATTGATAgacaattttataattttacaggGATACTTGGGAAATTTCATCTCTTAATATGCAGTGATGGATGTAAGAAATTACAATGGAAGTAAAAACATTTTGATAGCAAGCCAAAGCACTCATCATTAAATCTTCTCAAACCTGTCTCTGCATGTTAACAGACAAGTTGACCTACTAATTATCAATCATGCAATGTAGTGCCCAAATTTGCCCAAATCCAATAGAATTCAAATTTGTTATCTTCTCTTGACATGCAAAGATGGATGTAAGAAATTACAATGGaagtaaaaatatttgatagCAAACCAAAGCACTCATTCATTAAATCTTCACAAACTTGTCTCTGCATGTTAACAGACAAGTTGACCTATTAATGATCAATCATGCAATGTAGTGCCCAAATTTGCCCAAATTCATAGAACTCAAAGCTGTTATCTTCTCTTAACATGCAGAGATGGATGTAAGAAATTACAATGaagtaaaaatatttgataCCAAACCAAAGCACTCTTTCATTAAATCTTCACAAACCTGTCTCTACATATTAACAGATAGGTTGACCTACTAGTTTAAGCAATATTGCTAAGAGATACAAGCATACCAACAAAATCATATACTAAACAAAAAATCTTCAAGAACCTTGCCTCACAGGTTGTCCTACCCTTTAGCCCAATGAGAGTCCGCACGCATTGACCGTCATTTACAAAAAAAGATAGGATTAAAGGTAAGGAAATCAAAATGGAGAATGGATTAGGGTTGGGGTCTGATATTTTAGAATGCGTTAGAATCACAATCAAAATCACTCGggttttagggttagggtttcgttTTGGTGAAGGAGATTAAGATGGGTCTTAGGGTTAGGATTAACAGAGGTGAAGGAGGTAGTTGGGCTCAGGGAATGAGAAGGGGCGTTAAAGGAGAAGGGAGGTAACAATGAAGGgtattagggttagggtttgttTTGGTAAGGAGAATGTATTATTTACTTTGTGGGGTTTAGGATTATGCAAAGATGAAGGAGGTTCCTAGGCTTAGGGAATGGTAAGGGTCGTCGAAGGAGAAGGGGGAAGGGAGGTAACGATGTAGGGGATGCACGGAAGGAGAAGGAGGTCAAATGAgaaagaggagaagaataaAAGACAGcgtgttttgaatttaaatgaaACACGCCATTTCATTAAAGTTTATATCCTGCCTCATGAAATTTTTGAGCTCCCCACCCAAATCCAATAGCGTTTCTTCTGATGTTACAATTCACGAAACATGGTCATTTCATTTAACTTAAGTGGTTAGCCACATCCATTGACTTCCTGGAAATTGCATAGGGTGATTGCAtaaagtatttttgttttaccattattcacaaattatctgaTCACTActataaacaaaattttcatcttatttcatttgtgtaaccaaatgagaccTGAGAAACTTCACACATTGATCGTAGGAGCCTTAGATAGgtctaaaaaaataacataaggGAGCAAGTTTTTAAAGATCAAAGTCTTTCAACAATAAAATCCTTTGAAGTGAAATTGGCAATAAAGTCAGTCGAGCAGTTGCGAAGATATACTAAACTTAATGATTTAAGAATGGGCATAAATGCTTTGCTTtgcttttgataagtaagacaTTTCATTGATCTAATTGAAAAGTAAACGAgatacataatttaaaacaGAAATTTTGACCACCTTGGGTCCATCTTCTAACTAAACTTTCTCATCAATTCGCTTTATGGCTTCTTTAGCTGCTGTGTGAGCAGCATGATTTGCAGACCTGTATGCAAAAGATAGCCTCCATGTCGGTGACGCTCAGCAGCTGTTGTAGATCATCTATCTCTTGACCATGCCATGAGTAGTCTTCACTTTTTGAATTAACTATATCAATGACTGCTTTGGCATCCACTTCGAAGATGACTTGATTCATACCCATCTCAATACACATATCCATGGCCCTGTGAAGAGCTACTCTTTCTGTTTGGAAAGATGAGAATACCTGCTCTTTTGGGGCTGTTAAACAAGCTAGTAGGCCCCCTTCACTGTCTCTCATTATAATTCTCATCCCCATTTTGTTCAAGTTCTTGTCATAAGCTGCATCGAAATTTACTTTGAAAAAAGGCCACTCAGGTGGCTGCCACGATTGATTAGAGGCTACTGCTTTGGACCTCCCTTCTGGTCTGGTGCTACTCTGCTGATTAATCTCCTTAAGCATTGCAATATCAGCTTGAGCTATAGCTGTAATTGTAGCTGGACTTTTGAACTGGTCTTGAAAAATGTAAGCATTTCTCCTACCCCATAAGTGGTATCATAGGACTGCAGCCATTTCTAGATCTCCTTTGTTTAATCTAACTGCCATCTCTTCCCATAAATGCTGGAAGTTAGAGAATGAGCTATTCCATTTTCTAAACTTGCTActttcacccccccccccccacataTCTGTTGCTGCTGCTGTATAGCCCCAAAGGGTATGCAGTGGGGTTTCAACCTCTCTTATACATATTGGGCAGAGATTGCTTTCCACAATTTTCTTCCTGAATAGACTATTTTTTGTTGGGAGGATGTTGGTTAGGCTTCTCCGTATGAACATTCTTACCTTGCTCGGGACTTCTAGTTGCCAGAGCTCTTTCCACATCCCATTATTCCCCCCTCCTGAAGAAGATTCACCCATACTTCTGCTTGACAATTTAGTATCCATGAAATAAGCACTCTTAATTGAAAAAGTGCCTTTTGTTGACCCTGCCCAAATCCTTTTATCTCTTACCCCTCTCTTGCTAATGGGAATTGAGCATATCAACTTTGcttcttcttaattgaaaaCGGCCTTCACTAGATCTTCCTTCGAAGCTTGACTATCTTCATTAATCTAAGCATCCACTCTGCAATTTGGATCTAATGTATTGATTTAGGTCTGAACCTGGAAAGTCATTGGCCTAggcatctatttttctttttagattcTTATGTCTCTCCCATTTCCCACCCTCCAGACCAACATTTCCTTAACCAGACTCATACTTGACCATAGCCTTCTCCATATGTAAGAATCCATCACATCacaattctgaaaatatttctaCTTGAAAACTCTCGAAATTGATGAGTGTGATTCATTTATCATTCTCCATAGTTGCTTTGCTAGGAGggctctattatatatatatatatacacaccacAATGCTTGGCTCGATCGGCTTGTCTCGAGAAGCGAAACGGGCAGGGGAAAGGTCGATCTAGCAATGAGTACTGGCAGTTTACCAATGAGTGAGGAATATTAGAACGGTGGATAGATAGCAGCCTAGAGTATATATAGATCATAAAATAACTCAAGAATTTTATATCGATACACGTGAAATCATCACttgtttatataattactagaaagaaatagattttgttatttgttttatatcttaTCATTAATTATGATCATGGAAATTAGAACTGGTCCATGATCTTATCT
The genomic region above belongs to Carya illinoinensis cultivar Pawnee chromosome 4, C.illinoinensisPawnee_v1, whole genome shotgun sequence and contains:
- the LOC122306505 gene encoding uncharacterized protein LOC122306505, producing the protein MGESSSGGGNNGMWKELWQLEVPSKFKSPATITAIAQADIAMLKEINQQSSTRPEGRSKAVASNQSWQPPEWPFFKVNFDAAYDKNLNKMGMRIIMRDSEGGLLACLTAPKEQVFSSFQTERVALHRAMDMCIEMGMNQVIFEVDAKAVIDIVNSKSEDYSWHGQEIDDLQQLLSVTDMEAIFCIQVCKSCCSHSS